One stretch of Streptomyces sp. 135 DNA includes these proteins:
- a CDS encoding iron-containing redox enzyme family protein, translated as MTANATAERTAGSRLFVLNRTIPSPEELRELHDLEERLIASRVREIEAAAPDLPDRAALGRQMKELLKAEEADPPEFERVMAEDLDLEQFKEVVAQFAVDGLTESESFLPIVWRLPKKAKMAVFRVLIDEFGCGNLDQAHFNIYRDLMTELGMSLQVEDYLDRTNEETYAYVNTFFWAAARAPRPEYFLGTLCYLESSILYAFKCFAAAAQRLDLKGARYYTEHLHIDHFHAKELQVAIREFDAEADLHPVKVWAGFKMASEVIGGATEAAVASALKAA; from the coding sequence GTGACAGCGAACGCCACCGCGGAACGCACCGCGGGCAGCCGCCTGTTCGTCCTCAACCGCACCATCCCCAGCCCCGAGGAACTGCGTGAACTGCACGACCTCGAAGAGCGGCTGATCGCCTCCCGGGTCCGCGAGATCGAGGCCGCGGCACCGGACCTGCCGGACCGCGCCGCCCTCGGCCGGCAGATGAAGGAACTGCTCAAGGCCGAGGAGGCCGACCCGCCGGAGTTCGAGCGCGTCATGGCCGAGGACCTGGACCTCGAACAGTTCAAGGAGGTCGTCGCGCAGTTCGCGGTGGACGGCCTGACCGAGTCCGAGTCGTTCCTGCCGATCGTCTGGCGGCTCCCGAAGAAGGCCAAGATGGCCGTGTTCCGGGTCCTCATCGACGAGTTCGGCTGCGGCAACCTCGACCAGGCGCACTTCAACATCTACCGCGACCTGATGACCGAACTGGGCATGTCCCTGCAGGTCGAGGACTATCTCGACCGCACGAACGAGGAGACGTACGCGTACGTCAACACGTTCTTCTGGGCGGCGGCCCGGGCCCCGCGCCCCGAGTACTTCCTCGGCACGCTCTGCTACCTGGAGTCCAGCATCCTCTACGCCTTCAAGTGCTTCGCCGCGGCGGCGCAGCGGCTCGACCTCAAGGGCGCCCGCTACTACACCGAGCACCTGCACATCGACCACTTCCACGCCAAGGAACTCCAGGTCGCCATCAGGGAGTTCGACGCCGAGGCCGACCTGCACCCGGTGAAGGTATGGGCCGGGTTCAAGATGGCCAGCGAGGTCATCGGCGGCGCCACCGAGGCGGCGGTCGCCTCCGCGCTCAAGGCGGCCTGA
- a CDS encoding Rieske 2Fe-2S domain-containing protein: MDDATIEQVGDDKLRVRVGGREFEVDAACPHRKGFLAHGYVNAARLRITCPLHHSSFSLETGEAITGPTDRRLCTRETTPPAG; this comes from the coding sequence GTGGACGACGCCACCATCGAGCAGGTGGGCGATGACAAGCTCCGGGTGCGGGTCGGCGGGCGGGAGTTCGAGGTGGACGCGGCCTGCCCGCACCGCAAGGGCTTCCTCGCCCACGGCTATGTGAACGCCGCGCGGCTGCGGATCACCTGCCCCCTGCACCACTCCAGCTTCTCGCTGGAGACGGGCGAGGCGATCACCGGGCCCACCGACCGGCGCCTGTGCACCCGGGAGACCACCCCACCCGCCGGCTGA
- a CDS encoding LysR substrate-binding domain-containing protein codes for MYDPSQLRTFLAVAQTLSFTQAARRLGLRQSTVSQHVRRLEDATGRPLFTRDTHTVELTEDGEAMLGFARRILAVHEQAAAFFTRTRLGGRLRFGASEDFVLTRLTDILESFRHDHPDVDLELTVELSGTLHERLDAGKLDLVLAKRRPEDPRGELVRHDQLVWIGSERLRLDPERPVPLIVYPPPGITRALAFEALERRGRAWRVACTSGSLNGLVAAARAGLGVMAHSRGLIPPGLVRVPDRAGLPELGSVDFVLLHGERRAAEQGAPGAADALAAAILAGGDGCGATLRRRSRVGEFLAAARERRLLDVPDGGFRGGGPAPAALLQP; via the coding sequence GTGTACGACCCTTCGCAGCTCCGCACCTTCCTCGCGGTGGCCCAGACGCTGAGCTTCACGCAGGCCGCCCGGCGTCTCGGCCTGCGCCAGTCGACGGTGAGCCAGCACGTGCGCCGCCTGGAGGACGCCACCGGGCGGCCGCTGTTCACCCGTGACACCCACACCGTCGAGCTGACCGAGGACGGCGAGGCGATGCTCGGCTTCGCCCGGCGGATCCTCGCGGTGCACGAGCAGGCGGCGGCGTTCTTCACCCGGACGCGGCTCGGCGGGCGGCTGCGGTTCGGGGCGTCGGAGGACTTCGTCCTCACCCGGCTCACCGACATCCTGGAGTCCTTCCGGCACGACCACCCGGACGTCGACCTGGAGCTGACCGTCGAGCTCTCCGGCACGCTCCACGAGCGGCTGGACGCGGGCAAGCTCGACCTGGTGCTCGCCAAGCGGCGCCCGGAGGACCCGCGCGGCGAACTGGTCCGCCACGACCAGCTGGTGTGGATCGGCTCCGAACGGCTGCGCCTGGACCCCGAACGCCCGGTGCCGCTGATCGTCTATCCGCCGCCGGGCATCACCCGCGCCCTCGCCTTCGAGGCGCTGGAGCGGCGCGGCCGTGCCTGGCGCGTGGCGTGCACCAGCGGCAGCCTCAACGGCCTGGTGGCGGCGGCCCGCGCGGGCCTCGGCGTGATGGCGCACTCGCGCGGGCTGATCCCGCCGGGCCTGGTCCGCGTCCCGGACCGGGCGGGCCTGCCGGAGCTCGGCTCGGTCGACTTCGTCCTGCTGCACGGCGAGCGGCGCGCCGCCGAGCAGGGCGCGCCGGGCGCCGCGGACGCGCTGGCGGCGGCGATCCTGGCGGGCGGGGACGGCTGCGGCGCGACGCTGAGGCGGCGGTCGCGGGTGGGTGAGTTCCTTGCGGCGGCGCGGGAGCGGCGCCTACTCGATGTGCCGGACGGCGGATTCCGGGGCGGCGGCCCGGCGCCCGCCGCCCTGTTGCAGCCGTAG
- a CDS encoding bile acid:sodium symporter family protein yields MKRLKWPSWMPVDPYIVALLAIVGIAALVPARGTAADVASGASTAAVSFLFFLYGARLSTREALDGLKHWRLHVTVLVCTFLVFPLLGLAAKGLVPYVLTPALYSGFLFLTLVPSTIQSSIAFTSIARGNVPAAICAGSFSSLAGILLTPLLAAALLGSRGGGFSADSVVKIVLQLLVPFVAGQLLRRWIGGFVTRHKKVLGYVDRGSILLVVYTAFSQGMVQGIWSQVTPWRLLALLGVEAVLLTVMLTLTWYGAKRLGFGRGDRVAIQFAGSKKSLAAGLPMASVLFGAHASLAVLPLMLFHQMQLMVCAVIAKRRSRDPRDFDGEEPLSAAPQGAASRTAAGTAPRSG; encoded by the coding sequence GTGAAACGCCTGAAGTGGCCGTCGTGGATGCCGGTCGACCCCTACATCGTGGCGCTGCTCGCGATCGTCGGGATCGCGGCCCTGGTGCCCGCCCGCGGCACCGCCGCCGATGTCGCCTCCGGGGCCTCCACCGCCGCCGTCTCGTTCCTCTTCTTCCTCTACGGGGCCCGGCTGTCGACCCGCGAGGCGCTCGACGGGCTCAAGCACTGGCGGCTGCACGTCACGGTCCTCGTCTGTACGTTCCTCGTCTTCCCGCTGCTCGGACTCGCGGCGAAGGGGCTCGTGCCCTACGTCCTGACACCCGCCCTCTACAGCGGTTTCCTCTTCCTCACGCTGGTGCCGTCGACGATCCAGTCGTCCATCGCCTTCACCTCCATCGCCCGCGGCAACGTCCCCGCGGCCATCTGCGCGGGCTCCTTCTCCTCGCTCGCCGGCATCCTGCTCACCCCGCTGCTCGCGGCGGCCCTGCTCGGCAGCAGGGGCGGCGGCTTCTCGGCGGACTCCGTCGTCAAGATCGTGCTGCAACTGCTCGTGCCGTTCGTCGCCGGGCAGCTCCTGCGCCGCTGGATCGGCGGCTTCGTCACACGGCACAAGAAGGTCCTCGGGTACGTGGACCGCGGCTCGATCCTGCTCGTCGTCTACACCGCCTTCAGCCAGGGCATGGTGCAGGGCATCTGGAGCCAGGTCACCCCGTGGCGGCTGCTCGCGCTGCTCGGCGTCGAGGCGGTGCTGCTCACCGTGATGCTGACGCTGACCTGGTACGGCGCCAAGCGGCTCGGCTTCGGCCGCGGCGACCGCGTCGCCATCCAGTTCGCCGGGTCGAAGAAGTCCCTGGCCGCCGGGCTGCCCATGGCGAGCGTCCTGTTCGGGGCGCACGCCTCCCTCGCCGTCCTGCCGCTGATGCTCTTCCACCAGATGCAGCTGATGGTCTGCGCGGTCATCGCCAAGCGCCGCTCGCGCGATCCGCGCGACTTCGACGGCGAGGAGCCGCTCAGCGCGGCTCCGCAAGGCGCAGCGTCACGAACCGCGGCCGGTACAGCGCCACGTTCCGGTTGA
- a CDS encoding DUF4185 domain-containing protein: MSDRERRGGAGGGIWLVLLLAVACAAVLLIALPEDDREGAPDAACRPKAVASWSADDKATGEFARYGDDGTRSDDWTGGDGTHSVRLPDGRVLWLFSDTFLGQVHAPPNPAGQPHTWRDTNAPMVRNSAVVMSRSGTLSRTLPTPLFADPAPQQWRWPVAARVEPRSPGSDEQVVRVLLWTRMASQGPWIYGVPLATEVATLSLPDLRVEGIVKVSDQQGVKDPEKRVLYGAAAVDDDGWTYVFGGTDAQATSRPSSHAHVARVPHGRLAEADAWEYWDGEEWGRGATSRPVLGDGKRKGVGSAFTVVRDEGTYVLFTMAAGTEGLTTVTSYWSCSPTGPWHGPAKGFEAPLPKDAAPRQDTAAYNPQAHPALGGDGRVVLSYDVNWLDPVPASAQANVNRNVALYRPRFVTLRLAEPR; the protein is encoded by the coding sequence GTGTCCGACCGAGAACGGCGCGGTGGCGCGGGCGGCGGGATCTGGCTGGTCCTGCTGCTCGCCGTCGCCTGCGCGGCCGTCCTGCTCATCGCCCTCCCGGAAGACGACCGGGAGGGCGCGCCCGACGCGGCGTGCCGCCCCAAGGCCGTGGCGTCCTGGTCGGCCGACGACAAGGCGACGGGGGAGTTCGCGCGCTACGGCGACGACGGGACGCGGTCCGACGACTGGACCGGCGGGGACGGCACCCATTCGGTGCGGCTGCCGGACGGGCGCGTCCTGTGGCTGTTCTCCGACACCTTCCTCGGCCAGGTCCACGCCCCGCCCAACCCGGCGGGCCAACCCCACACCTGGCGGGACACCAACGCGCCGATGGTGCGCAACTCCGCCGTGGTGATGTCCCGCTCGGGCACCCTCAGCCGCACCCTCCCCACTCCCCTCTTCGCCGACCCGGCCCCCCAGCAGTGGCGCTGGCCGGTGGCGGCGCGCGTCGAGCCCCGCTCGCCGGGCTCGGACGAGCAGGTCGTACGCGTACTGCTGTGGACCCGCATGGCGAGCCAGGGCCCCTGGATCTACGGCGTCCCCCTCGCCACGGAGGTCGCCACGCTCTCCCTGCCCGACCTGCGCGTCGAGGGCATCGTGAAGGTCTCCGACCAGCAGGGCGTGAAGGACCCGGAGAAGCGGGTCCTGTACGGCGCGGCGGCGGTCGACGACGACGGCTGGACGTACGTCTTCGGCGGCACGGACGCCCAGGCCACCTCGCGGCCGTCCTCGCACGCCCATGTCGCGCGGGTCCCGCACGGCAGGCTCGCCGAGGCGGACGCGTGGGAGTACTGGGACGGCGAGGAGTGGGGGCGCGGGGCCACGTCACGGCCGGTCCTCGGGGACGGGAAGCGCAAGGGGGTGGGCAGCGCGTTCACCGTGGTGCGGGACGAGGGCACGTATGTGCTGTTCACCATGGCCGCGGGCACCGAGGGGCTGACCACCGTCACGTCGTACTGGTCCTGCTCCCCCACCGGGCCCTGGCACGGCCCCGCCAAGGGGTTCGAGGCGCCGCTGCCGAAGGACGCCGCGCCGCGTCAGGACACGGCGGCGTACAACCCGCAGGCCCACCCGGCGCTCGGCGGGGACGGGCGCGTGGTGCTGAGCTACGACGTGAACTGGCTGGACCCGGTGCCCGCGAGCGCGCAGGCGAACGTCAACCGGAACGTGGCGCTGTACCGGCCGCGGTTCGTGACGCTGCGCCTTGCGGAGCCGCGCTGA
- a CDS encoding exo-alpha-sialidase, translating to MSSLSPHPTSPSDPSRSSLRVRLRSLRTATAALTAAAVVSVGALLPAPGAQAAPERTAPFEEQVLFKASQDPGYACFRIPAVVRTTKGTLLAFAEGRVDNCGDAGDIDLVLKRSHDGGRTWGPLQVINEGGGDTHGNPAPVVDRESGRILLAETFNTGRTDGKNCDIPCDRTPHLQYSDDDGRTWSPPRDLSEEILPENWNSWYATGPVHGVQLTRGRHAGRLVLAVNAETWDGSRISANHAALVVSDDGGDHWRIGATDSYPVAADGTFRQKPSEMTVTERPDGALHVSGREQDGTDLGHRTQAVSRNGGDSFTAPFRAVPDLYAPQVQCSTLPSGKRMLLACPGDPDRRRTMQIRSSYDGGRTWDSVDRGTTVTTDWSGYSDLVRADGSHTGLLYEAGAVDARDEIRFARFTEDWLKPRRGTDPTTRDHAPGARAAAVLGGARAAPGRFGGALSLDGADDAVRLPFHRQLPLGTKDFTASMWFRYTATSGEQPLLWMGGIGTNQPQVWLRGEPASDRVTGLITTREGAAPPRSAFVRTTGAYNDGEWHHIALRRGDGRLTLFLDGEQVTAADVPGSVSRNSAFGVHIGQRMDSRAHFTGSVDDVAVYDKALSDAEVEALRTGEAPVTRDTVTRLPMDRVRGSN from the coding sequence ATGTCGTCGCTGTCGCCGCACCCAACGAGCCCTTCGGATCCATCGAGATCCAGCCTCCGCGTACGTCTCAGATCCCTCCGCACCGCCACCGCCGCCCTGACCGCCGCGGCCGTCGTGTCCGTCGGGGCCCTGCTGCCCGCTCCCGGGGCGCAGGCCGCGCCCGAACGGACGGCGCCGTTCGAGGAGCAGGTGCTGTTCAAGGCCTCCCAGGACCCGGGATACGCCTGCTTCCGCATCCCGGCCGTCGTGAGGACGACCAAGGGCACGCTGCTCGCCTTCGCCGAGGGCCGGGTCGACAACTGCGGCGACGCGGGCGACATAGACCTGGTGCTCAAGCGCTCGCACGACGGGGGCCGCACCTGGGGCCCGCTCCAGGTCATCAACGAGGGCGGGGGCGACACCCACGGCAATCCGGCGCCCGTCGTGGACCGCGAGAGCGGCCGGATCCTGCTCGCGGAGACCTTCAACACCGGACGCACGGACGGCAAGAACTGCGACATCCCCTGCGACCGCACGCCCCACCTCCAGTACAGCGACGACGACGGCCGCACCTGGTCGCCGCCGCGCGACCTGAGCGAGGAGATCCTGCCGGAGAACTGGAACTCCTGGTACGCGACCGGCCCCGTGCACGGCGTCCAGCTGACCCGCGGCCGGCACGCGGGACGGCTCGTCCTCGCCGTCAACGCCGAGACGTGGGACGGCAGCCGGATAAGCGCCAACCACGCGGCGCTGGTCGTCAGCGACGACGGCGGCGACCACTGGCGGATCGGCGCCACGGACTCGTACCCGGTCGCCGCCGACGGCACGTTCCGCCAGAAGCCGTCCGAGATGACCGTCACCGAGCGGCCCGACGGGGCGCTCCACGTCAGCGGGCGCGAGCAGGACGGCACCGACCTCGGCCACCGCACCCAGGCGGTCAGCCGGAACGGCGGCGACTCCTTCACCGCCCCCTTCCGGGCGGTCCCGGACCTCTACGCGCCCCAAGTGCAGTGCTCCACCCTCCCGTCGGGCAAGCGGATGCTGCTCGCCTGCCCCGGCGACCCCGACCGGCGCCGCACGATGCAGATCCGCTCCTCCTACGACGGCGGCCGGACCTGGGACAGCGTCGACCGGGGCACGACGGTGACCACGGACTGGTCCGGCTACTCCGACCTGGTGCGGGCCGACGGCTCGCATACCGGCCTGCTGTACGAGGCCGGCGCGGTCGACGCGCGTGACGAGATCCGCTTCGCCCGCTTCACGGAGGACTGGCTGAAGCCGCGCCGGGGCACCGACCCGACGACCCGCGACCACGCCCCGGGTGCCCGCGCCGCGGCCGTGCTCGGCGGGGCACGAGCGGCCCCGGGACGCTTCGGCGGGGCGCTCTCCCTCGACGGCGCGGACGACGCCGTACGCCTGCCCTTCCACCGCCAACTGCCGCTCGGCACCAAGGACTTCACCGCCTCGATGTGGTTCCGCTACACCGCGACCAGCGGTGAGCAGCCGCTGCTGTGGATGGGCGGCATCGGCACCAACCAGCCGCAGGTGTGGCTGCGCGGCGAGCCGGCGAGCGACCGCGTCACCGGCCTGATCACCACGCGCGAGGGCGCCGCGCCGCCGAGGTCCGCCTTCGTGCGCACCACGGGCGCGTACAACGACGGCGAGTGGCACCACATCGCACTGCGGCGCGGCGACGGGCGGCTCACGCTCTTCCTCGACGGGGAGCAGGTCACCGCCGCGGACGTGCCGGGCTCGGTCAGCCGCAACTCCGCCTTCGGCGTGCACATCGGGCAACGCATGGACAGCCGCGCCCACTTCACCGGGTCGGTCGACGACGTGGCGGTGTACGACAAAGCCCTGAGCGACGCGGAGGTGGAAGCCCTGCGCACCGGTGAGGCTCCTGTGACACGGGACACCGTCACCCGGCTCCCCATGGACCGCGTGCGCGGCAGCAACTAA
- a CDS encoding zinc-binding dehydrogenase yields MRRVRYEHGGGPEVLFLEEAPVPEPGPGELLVRVEAAGVTLPVVRKVREQREPIALGGEIAGEVVALGEGARGHAPGDRVTGLVFGHGYADYALLHTAMASPVPDGASAVDAVALVRSGLVAFGALEAARPAPGEAALVTAAASGVGHLAVQLAKARGAGRVVGAVSDSGKAGFVRGLGADDIITYDREDWGEPVDYVLDAVGGGLLSPAVRSLAPHGRLVAYSSGGGTVAAYDLLVGAKSVIGFRMALIARGRPAVYEAWRRELWRLFEAGELRPAVHGRFALEDAALAHAAIEGRSNLGKVVLVP; encoded by the coding sequence ATGCGTCGCGTCCGGTACGAACACGGCGGCGGCCCCGAGGTCCTGTTCCTGGAGGAGGCCCCCGTCCCCGAGCCGGGCCCCGGCGAACTGCTCGTGCGCGTCGAGGCCGCCGGCGTCACGCTGCCCGTCGTCCGCAAGGTCCGTGAGCAGCGCGAGCCGATCGCGCTCGGCGGCGAGATCGCCGGGGAGGTCGTCGCGCTCGGCGAGGGCGCCCGCGGCCATGCGCCGGGCGACCGGGTGACAGGGCTCGTCTTCGGGCACGGGTACGCCGACTACGCCCTGCTGCACACCGCCATGGCCTCCCCGGTCCCGGACGGGGCGAGCGCGGTCGACGCCGTCGCGCTGGTCCGCTCAGGGCTCGTCGCGTTCGGCGCGCTGGAGGCCGCGCGCCCCGCACCCGGCGAGGCCGCGCTCGTCACGGCCGCGGCGAGCGGGGTCGGCCATCTCGCCGTGCAGCTGGCGAAGGCGCGGGGGGCCGGGCGCGTCGTGGGCGCCGTGTCCGACTCCGGCAAGGCCGGCTTCGTGCGCGGGCTCGGCGCCGATGACATCATCACGTACGACCGCGAGGACTGGGGCGAGCCGGTCGACTACGTCCTGGACGCGGTGGGCGGCGGCCTGCTGTCACCCGCCGTCAGATCCCTTGCCCCGCACGGCCGGCTGGTGGCCTACAGCTCGGGCGGCGGCACCGTGGCGGCGTACGACCTGCTCGTCGGCGCCAAGTCGGTCATCGGCTTCCGGATGGCGCTGATCGCGCGCGGCAGGCCTGCGGTGTACGAGGCGTGGCGGCGGGAGCTGTGGCGCCTGTTCGAGGCGGGTGAGCTGCGGCCCGCCGTGCACGGGCGGTTCGCGCTGGAGGACGCGGCCCTCGCCCACGCGGCGATCGAGGGGCGGAGCAATCTCGGGAAGGTGGTCCTCGTGCCGTGA
- a CDS encoding MarR family winged helix-turn-helix transcriptional regulator, translating into MPTTPPAPSTIRTLPSWLLGRAAARGRSLVAEALAQEGLKMWHHVVLAAVADLGPVAQAELGRSVLLDPKDMVGVINDLQAGGFVDRAPDPTDRRKNAITVTAEGKRLVARCTRAAERANDALLAPLSAGERERFLEMLTRVSGIPEDGAS; encoded by the coding sequence ATGCCCACGACGCCGCCCGCCCCCAGCACCATCCGCACCCTCCCCAGCTGGCTGCTCGGCCGCGCGGCCGCCCGCGGCCGGAGCCTCGTCGCCGAAGCGCTCGCGCAGGAGGGGCTGAAGATGTGGCACCACGTGGTGCTCGCCGCCGTCGCGGACCTCGGCCCGGTCGCCCAGGCGGAGCTGGGCCGCAGCGTCCTGCTCGACCCGAAGGACATGGTCGGGGTGATCAACGACCTCCAGGCAGGCGGCTTCGTCGACCGCGCGCCCGATCCCACGGACCGCCGCAAGAACGCCATCACCGTCACCGCCGAGGGAAAGCGGCTCGTGGCCCGCTGCACCCGGGCCGCCGAGCGGGCCAACGACGCCCTCCTCGCGCCCCTTTCGGCCGGCGAGCGCGAGCGGTTCCTGGAGATGCTGACCCGGGTCTCAGGAATCCCGGAGGACGGCGCGTCCTGA
- the fdhD gene encoding formate dehydrogenase accessory sulfurtransferase FdhD, whose protein sequence is MGRVTERRKVIRIRDGHVSERPDTLVAEEPLEIRLNGRPLAITMRTPGDDFALAAGFLVSEGVLGAADELQSIVYCAGATADGSNTYNVVDVRTAPGVVLPDITLERNVYTTSSCGLCGKASLDAVRTTARFPIADTPPVRLGVELLAVLPDRLRAAQRVFDRTGGLHAAALFSEEGELLDVREDVGRHNAVDKLVGRALQEGRLPLSRAILLVSGRASFELAQKAVMAGIPVLAAVSAPSSLAVDLAAETGLTLIGFLRGSSMNVYAGEHRVALRAAAAQG, encoded by the coding sequence ATGGGACGAGTCACGGAGCGACGCAAGGTCATCCGGATCCGGGACGGGCACGTCTCCGAGCGGCCCGACACCCTGGTCGCCGAGGAACCCCTGGAGATCCGGCTGAACGGCAGGCCGCTCGCCATCACCATGCGCACGCCGGGCGACGACTTCGCGCTCGCGGCGGGGTTCCTGGTCAGTGAGGGCGTGCTCGGCGCGGCCGACGAGCTCCAGTCGATCGTGTACTGCGCCGGGGCGACCGCCGACGGTTCCAACACGTACAACGTCGTCGACGTGAGGACCGCCCCGGGTGTCGTGCTCCCCGACATCACGCTGGAGCGCAACGTCTACACCACTTCGTCCTGCGGCCTGTGCGGCAAGGCGAGCCTGGACGCGGTCCGCACCACGGCCCGCTTCCCGATCGCCGACACCCCACCGGTGCGGCTCGGTGTGGAGCTCCTCGCGGTCCTGCCCGACCGGCTGCGCGCGGCGCAGCGGGTCTTCGACAGGACCGGGGGCCTGCACGCGGCGGCGCTCTTCTCCGAGGAGGGGGAGCTGCTCGACGTACGGGAGGACGTGGGGCGGCACAACGCCGTCGACAAGCTCGTCGGCCGGGCCCTTCAGGAGGGGCGGCTCCCGCTGTCGCGCGCGATCCTGCTCGTCTCGGGCCGGGCCTCCTTCGAGCTCGCCCAGAAGGCGGTGATGGCGGGCATACCGGTGCTCGCCGCGGTCTCGGCGCCGTCCTCGCTCGCGGTCGACCTGGCCGCCGAGACCGGTCTGACGCTGATCGGTTTCCTGCGCGGCTCCTCCATGAACGTGTACGCGGGCGAGCACCGCGTCGCCCTGCGGGCCGCGGCCGCCCAGGGCTGA
- a CDS encoding OFA family MFS transporter: MKPPVAPPGWSRWLVPPAALSVHLSIGQAYAWSVFKPPLESALHLSGTQSALPFQLGIVMLGLSAAFGGTLVERNGPRWAMTVALVCFSSGFLIAALGAAISQYWLIVFGYGFVGGIGLGIGYISPVSTLIKWFPDRPGMATGIAIMGFGGGALIASPWSARMLDAFGADTDGIALAFLVHGLTYAVFMALGVLLVRVPRTEGARGPGVPGVLEGPQVSARQAVRTPQFWCLWVVLCMNVTAGIGILEKAAPMITDFFADTATPVSVSAAAGFVALLSAANMAGRIGWSSASDLIGRKNVYRVYLGVGALMYLLIARFGDTSKPLFIICALVILSFYGGGFATVPAYLKDLFGTYQVGAIHGRLLTAWSTAGVLGPLIVNRVADHQEGAGRHGSGLYGLSFAIMIGLLLVGFVANELVRPVHPRHHIPAPREAGDDHAAEHTTA; the protein is encoded by the coding sequence ATGAAGCCCCCCGTCGCACCCCCCGGCTGGAGTCGCTGGCTCGTGCCGCCGGCCGCCCTTTCGGTGCACCTCTCCATAGGCCAGGCGTATGCCTGGAGCGTCTTCAAACCGCCCCTCGAATCAGCGCTGCACCTCAGCGGCACCCAGAGCGCGCTGCCCTTCCAGCTCGGCATCGTCATGCTGGGCCTGTCCGCCGCCTTCGGCGGCACGCTCGTCGAGCGCAACGGCCCGCGCTGGGCGATGACCGTGGCGCTCGTCTGCTTCTCCTCGGGCTTCCTGATCGCCGCGCTCGGCGCCGCGATCAGCCAGTACTGGCTGATCGTGTTCGGCTACGGCTTCGTCGGCGGGATCGGCCTGGGCATCGGCTACATCTCGCCCGTCTCCACCCTCATCAAGTGGTTCCCCGACCGCCCGGGCATGGCCACCGGCATCGCGATCATGGGCTTTGGTGGCGGCGCGCTCATCGCCTCGCCGTGGTCGGCGCGGATGCTGGACGCCTTCGGCGCGGACACGGACGGCATCGCGCTCGCCTTCCTCGTGCACGGCCTCACGTACGCCGTCTTCATGGCACTCGGCGTGCTCCTGGTCCGTGTACCGCGTACGGAGGGCGCGCGCGGGCCCGGCGTCCCCGGCGTGCTCGAAGGACCGCAGGTGTCGGCGCGGCAGGCCGTCCGCACCCCGCAGTTCTGGTGCCTGTGGGTGGTCCTGTGCATGAATGTGACCGCGGGCATCGGCATCCTGGAGAAGGCCGCCCCGATGATCACGGACTTCTTCGCGGACACCGCGACCCCTGTCTCGGTCTCCGCCGCGGCCGGCTTCGTCGCCCTGCTCTCGGCCGCCAACATGGCCGGTCGCATCGGCTGGTCCTCGGCCTCCGACCTGATCGGCCGCAAGAACGTGTACCGCGTCTACCTCGGCGTGGGCGCGCTGATGTATCTGCTCATCGCCCGCTTCGGTGACACCTCGAAACCGCTGTTCATCATCTGCGCGCTGGTCATCCTCTCCTTCTACGGAGGCGGTTTCGCGACCGTCCCCGCCTATCTGAAGGACCTCTTCGGCACCTACCAGGTGGGCGCCATCCACGGCCGGCTGCTCACCGCCTGGTCCACGGCGGGCGTCCTCGGGCCGCTGATCGTGAACCGGGTGGCCGACCACCAGGAGGGGGCGGGCCGACACGGGTCCGGGCTCTACGGCCTCTCCTTCGCCATCATGATCGGACTGCTGCTCGTCGGCTTCGTGGCCAACGAACTCGTCCGCCCCGTCCACCCCCGCCACCACATCCCCGCCCCGAGGGAGGCCGGCGATGACCACGCCGCCGAGCACACCACCGCGTGA